The DNA segment GATTGACACGCGCCGTCGAgttttgggtctaagtcaAATCGGTTTCatcatattatacattatcaaattacaatatggaCTAGGCCAACCTATGTTCCGCGGCACTTTTGTGTGCCGCCACATTTTGCgaacatataataatgttaatattattaaattataacaattaaaaaaatatattttaattataagcttGTAATTAATCccgtaataaacttttaattattatttttattgaagcaaatattagtttattctgtattttcaaaacttttgTCATAAACTataagtaaatagtttttatctttGTGTGCCGCCAAATAGTTATAAACCTCAGAGATCAAGTCATAAGTTTCTAATAATTCAACTAAGAGGGGTGATAATTTaggattgtatgtattttcgtatgtaaaaaataaaggcaAAAATtgtctgaaaaataaaatatatgaaccaCAGTTAACAGTTAGAGGGATGAAAAATTTCACGAAAATAGTGCGAGCCATTTCcgaggagtttaattacaaaaattgtaacacaggaatttttatatcttagaAAAGTACAAGGAGTAGttcaaaatagttttattaatttacagatgattatagtataaaattgATAAGCAGTTGTGTTctgtataaaactttaaataaacagattTATTTGATTCAGAAAGACTACTATTAgactaatttagtttttataaatatgtgattaaagtgtaaattaatactttagcaatattaaaaatagaattacatGTGAAATGGTTAATATTTCTTCCTAATCCCAAATATCCGTTCTACAGAATTTcttgattttgtattttctcgatgttgttattttttgattttgttgaTTTCTCTTATCATCAAGTATATCGCTATTTTAGATTTATGCCACTCATCTGTAGGAATCTGTCAAATTTGGCAGCCCATCTTACCACTCTGATTTAGTTGTAAGATGAAGTATGCGTAGATccaacaaaataataagaatgtagatgttcaaatcaaatatttaaatgcagGTAAATCTCTAAAAAGAGATTCAAATGGTGATTTATAGGGTAGGTAATAGATAGGTAAATAAAAGATGAGATCATGGACTActtgaacaaaaaatatttctaggcAATTATATGTTTTCTTAGTTCACAAAACTCTCTTCTATATTATGTGAATTTTAGACataatgtgatttttataatcttttctTAACAAACATACCACCCGAAATCAAGTAAAATATGCATATATTctcaatatttatgtataaataattctcaatgtgtataaatctcctgtctcgatgtttgtccgcgatggactcctaaactaccgaaccgatatcaatcaaatttgcacaccgtgtgcagttttatctaacttaaaagatagcttacatctcaatttataaccgcaatttttttaaattgtttactaattgatataattctaacagatggcgccgtgttaaaagtaccaacgtttcacataagttctcctaccgtttcccttgaacaactatgtaatataacaaaaactttagcAATAttaacgcttggccgagtctgctagtatatttatatataactcaGTCAGTCTGCCAGTTACAATACCAATTGTTATAGTTtatggaatttaaaaaaaataaatcaaatgttAGTCCTAGTTTAttcgttttatattaatatttgaatctgaataaattaacttCAAAATATAGTTTCTACAACGTCCTGATAAAATCTGGAATCTCGCGAGTCAATTAGAAACCATCTCGATCTGTTAATGTCCAACTTTTCATGATTCTCGTAAATGAAAAGATCCGTTCATGGATCGTGTAAAATATCGGATCTTAAAATAAGAAAGGTATTTCAACGGAAAGATCCAGGAAACAACTGGAAGAACAGAATATACACACAAGAATCTCTCAAGTAATATATTCACGTAGAGCATTTGATTGACAATTAAATCTCTTCTTTAGCATAGATGTCGACTTTAATGACATATATATAGCAAACCGTTTGTTAAATCGAGCATAGATAGCTTGTAACATATTGTAGATATagcattatatattaactttaataaataaataagtatcaaGTCTTGAGAACGCAGATCTCGTATTAAATCAAGAATGAAGTTAAAATACAACTTTGCATACGGACTAAGCAAAAGTCAAAGAATActtattatctaaattattgGTATAGCTAAGATCAGCCCCCCTAGACAAGTGGCATTCGTTATCAAACGTTTCGCAATCGAATAATACGCACGATCTGTCGTGAACGCAAATCGATGCCTAGCCAAACGGACCTAAGTTCGGTTAACGTTGCATCGTTTTCCATTTGCGTCAGATATGCGATAGATATGTGAAAAAACCACAATATTGTATGTGGTATACTGTATAGCGCGCGCTGTCAGTTCATTTTGATAGCTGTTGACAAGCACAATCTTGATGTTGCTATTAtgatatgataatttttaactaatgaCTAATGTGTAGTTTCTGTTGTTATACCCGACTACGGCAAAGCCAAAAGGAAGAGTAATGATTTTAGCCGTCTATGtttctatgtatatttatatttgttatttaaattgtatttgttgtatttatttttacaaacgaaatattttttttaatcgggTGATTTTACAGTAATTGTTATGGCAACCCATCAGACTTTGGCGCTAAATAGGTTAAAACACATAtgaatgatttgattttgaaaaagaaacgattttagttattatttagtcttatgtattatgtacaaattctttaaaataataaagagatgatttgattttggaaatcattttttttatttattatttactcttgAATTTACCTACCACGAAGGTAcctataaattcttaaaaataaatataaagagatAGTTTGGTttaccaataatatatatacagctGACTAAATAACCGCCATTTTTGTGGTTATCTACAGGGTCCTAGCGAACGATTTGTCATCGCTTAAACGATACGATTGATGCTTACATTACCTGTCAAAATGTGCCACTTGGCTACGAATTGTATGGCGTAGCGAACGACGCGTTTCGTTTATCGAACGCGATAATCGAATCATGACAGAACTATGCCACTTGGCTGCGTAATAAAACGATCGCTGTATTTGCGATAAGGTAGATGACGTGACAAATGTCATtcccatacattttaattctattctaCTTTCGTTTACGATATTAGATGTCCATTTGTCTAGGCCTGCAGCAGTTCCGACAGGAGTGATATgcgtcatttaaaaaatattttacaggtGTATTTCTTATCAAATTGAGTAATCAAAATATCCTtctattgatatatatattgatattatacttaaaaaatgagAACTAACAAAAGCTTTATCAGCCGTATCTTATACGAAGGTGAAGATAAACAAATTCGAATGCGaaactgatttatttcttGACATTAGCAATGTTTAATGGCCTTTAATAGCATCCATAAATTTGCTCAAGTATTTTCCGTCAGGGTCAAATTTGTTCTTGAATTTCTCGTGGTCGTCTGGAACTTTTTCGAGTAAACCTGTAAGGTATACATTGGCCAAATGTTTTTGAGCGTCGTTACAACGCGAGCACGAGTCCTTCATGCTATCAGGAACTATTTCtgaaaaacacaattaaaacaCTTTTCGTGTGAAGCAAGCAAGAAACTAACAGATTTTGAAAAACTTGTATCGAAGTTATGTTTCGGCGTTTAATATCAATTGACTTTTGGTAAAGGTTAGACTGGacagttaattatataattcatactaacatatatataagaaaatagatTTTGGATTCACGAGATACTTGGAGTAAGATACTAGCCAATTGAAAAGCCATTCGATcgtttaatatgaatattttacttacttttgTAACTCATTGCAACATCATCACAAGAGCCTCTATCCAAGAAGCAGTCAGTCATGGCTTTGAGCTTCCCTGAATCGTTTATCACGGCGTTCATATCCAGGTTATCATCAGCTGTCGTATAGTAATCAACCGGGCTGGCTAATGCAGCGCAAACAACCGCTAACACCACAACGATTTTCATCTTGAATTAGTTAacctatttaaacaaaatacagatatataaatgaataaaaataaagccaTAAAGAAAATAACGGTCATACATTTGATTCCTAGGATAAGAATACGCAATTAATCATAAACGCCTTATTTACATGACAAAAGTTAacattagaatatttttttttataatttttactctactcccctgccatcgtgtccagggactttatatatcTCACAATTAACATTAGAATATTGCTGTCTTATACATTTCTCGCATCCTTCCTCTTCAAACGAAGCCTGCCTATCTAGCTCAGAGAAAATGACTCTCTCGAACTTCATCCTTGATTCTACGCGTAGggttcttatttatatatttattgttattatgtgTTAGGGAGATCTGTAGATCTTAGAGATCCGCAAGGtagataactaaatatatgcGAGAGaagttattaaacattaataaaaaaggaattactttaataaatacatcttAAGTGAATCGTTacaattaatgattaatttgCGCTTCTTACGctcaatataaatgttatgtagacatttatatattacataatacaacgaagtaaaaaataaccgtttttctgttattattgtaattttaaagtgcATTTTGGATATTTTATTAGCTTTAAATACAACgggtaatttaattatacgatccatgtgtaagtatttttattgataaaattttccAGCGCTCGGCGCACTGACATattagtaaaaacaaacaaaataaaatttttaatgtgacaagcacttataggcaaacatttagagcacatacaaatatcTTGTTGTACTAAATAAGttgttttgtattacattaaatcaattaaagaTTTGAACAAAAAGGTTacgagaaaaatttaaaaagaaatctaaCGGTAAAATgtggttagaaaataaataagtaaacaaaaaagatACAAAAATGGACCCGATTTAAATTgaagtttataatatcaaattattttacgaatAAAATCTTCAAATGCTGTTAATACAAGACTTGAATTACTTAGATGTATAAATGTTCCAGAGTATAATATAAGATAC comes from the Pieris rapae chromosome 3, ilPieRapa1.1, whole genome shotgun sequence genome and includes:
- the LOC111001985 gene encoding ejaculatory bulb-specific protein 3-like; translated protein: MKIVVVLAVVCAALASPVDYYTTADDNLDMNAVINDSGKLKAMTDCFLDRGSCDDVAMSYKKIVPDSMKDSCSRCNDAQKHLANVYLTGLLEKVPDDHEKFKNKFDPDGKYLSKFMDAIKGH